The sequence TTCACCGAGATCGGCTCACAGTTCGAGGCAGCCAACCCCGGAACCAGCGTGAGGTTCGACTTCAACGGCTCGTCCACCCTGGTGCAGCAGATCGTCGAGGGTGCCCCGGTCGATGTGTTCGCCTCGGCGAACACCGCCACCATGACCACGCTGACCGAGGCGGGAATGAGTGCCGGTGAACCGATCGACTTCGCGACCAATGTGTTGACGATCGCGGTCGCTCCGGGAAATCCGCATGGCGTGACCGGACTGGCCGATCTGCAGAACCCCGAGCTGAAGACCGTTCTCTGTGCTCCGCAGGTGCCCTGCGGGGAGGTTGCGCAGACTGTCGAGGGCGCTGCCGGTGTCGAGATCGAGCCGGTCAGTGAGGAGCAGTCCGTCACCGATGTCGTGAACAAGATCGGCAGCGGGGAGGCCGATGCCGGGCTGGTCTACGTCACCGATGTGATCGCCGCCGATGGCAGCGTCGAGGCTGTCGACTTCCCCGAGTCGGCGCAAGCTGTGAACCGCTATCCGATCACGACGGTCGATGGGAGTCCGCACACCGACGTGGGCCGGCAGTTCGTCGGCTTCGTGGTCGGCCCGCAGGGCCAAGCCGCACTGGCCGAGGCCGGTTTCGGTCAACCGTGAGGTGAGGACCATCGAGGAACCACGCACAGTGCGGACCGGCAGGCGATCGCCGGTGCGTATCTCGGCATCCCTGCCGCGCTGGCTGCTGCTGCCGGCGCTGCTCGGTGCCGTGTTCGTGATCTTGCCGCTGGTGGCGATCGTGGCCCGGGTCAACTGGTCGGAGTTCGGCTCTTTGATCAGCAGCGAGTCCTCCCGGGCAGCGC comes from Naumannella halotolerans and encodes:
- the modA gene encoding molybdate ABC transporter substrate-binding protein, giving the protein MGFPAPQRLNKVHDRGRAAPARRTPLVAAVVIPVLLLTGCTDDAGPGGDTETTTLTVFAAASLNATFTEIGSQFEAANPGTSVRFDFNGSSTLVQQIVEGAPVDVFASANTATMTTLTEAGMSAGEPIDFATNVLTIAVAPGNPHGVTGLADLQNPELKTVLCAPQVPCGEVAQTVEGAAGVEIEPVSEEQSVTDVVNKIGSGEADAGLVYVTDVIAADGSVEAVDFPESAQAVNRYPITTVDGSPHTDVGRQFVGFVVGPQGQAALAEAGFGQP